The genomic region GCTGTATCAAAACGCTGAATGGGGCGCAAAGATGGGCGAAAAAGCGATCAGAGGCATGGGTTATTTCGACAACCTCCTCAAAGATCAACCTTTCGTTGCGGGCGATAAATTTTCGATGGCAGACATCGCTGTGCTGGGAGGGATGATCTTCGCCTCGCTGGTAAAACTGCCGGTACCTGAAGAGTACGTCGCGTTGCGAGCCTGGCATGCCAAAATGCAAGAACGCCCAAGCGTTCAGACTTGGCGCGCTCTGGTTGAGCAAGGTGCACCGAAAAACCAGTGATTGAGCAACGGCGCATCCACTGCGACTACGGGTAGTGGATGCGCTGTCAACGTTCTTGCAGCGCAATATGACGACGGCTGATTGCGGAAGAAAAACTCACTTCTGTGTCCGCGAAGGGTTGAGCCCTAGAGGCTTGCCTGCGAAGGCGTCTTCTCAGGCACCCACTGCCTTGCGGGGCGCCTGCTCGCGCAAGCGTTGCGCCGCCCCGCGCAGCAACCGTTCGGTCGCCTCCCAGCCCAGGCAACCGTCGGTGATCGACACGCCGTACTTGAGTGACGGGCTCAGCGGCTGACAACCTTCGAACAGATGACTCTCCAGCATCATGCCAATCAGCGAACGGTCGCCCAGCAGGCGCTGCTCCAGCACATCGGCGAACACTGCCGGTTGGCGCAGGGGGTCCTTGCCGCTGTTGGCATGGCTGCAATCGACCATCATCCGGCTCGCAATGCCCTGTTTCTCCAGCCCCGCCCGGGCCAGGGCAATGCTGCGGGCATCGTAGTTGGGGCCACGATGCCCGCCGCGCAACACCAGGTGTGTATCGGGGTTGCCGGCGGTCTGGATGATTGCCGGGTGCCCCTGTGCATCGACGCCGAAATGCCGGTGCGGGTGGGCCGACGAACGCATGGCGTCACTGGCGATGCCGACACCGCCGTCGGTGCCGTTCTTGAAACCCACGGGCATTGGCAGGCCACTGGCCATTTCCCGGTGGATCTGCGATTCGGTGGTTCGGGCGCCAATGGCGACCCAACTCAGCAGATCGTCGAAGTAGCTGGCCGCCATCGGCTGCAGCAGTTCGGTCGCGATCGGCAGGCCCATGCGCAGTATCTCGCGCATCAGTTCGCGTGACAGTGCCAGGCCGCCGGCCATGTCATCACTGCCATCCAGGTGCGGGTCGTAGGCCAGGCCTTTCCAGCCGACCGTGGTACGCGGCTTTTCCACGTAGGCGCGCATCACCAGCAGCATCTGGTCGCTGACGTCATTCGCCAGGCTGGCCAGATGGCCGGCGTATTCAAGCGCTGATTGCGGGTCGTGGATCGAGCAGGGGCCGACGATCATCAGCAGGCGCGGGTCTTTGCCATCAAGGATGGCGCGTACTGCCTCGCGTTGGCGGGCGACCTGATCGTTCAGGGTCGTATCGAGGGGCAACTGCTGCTTGAGTTGCAGGGCCGTCGGCAGGCGCTGGGTCAGCGGCTCGTTGGCGGACGAAAGGGCGGACAGTGGCAAGGCAGAGAGAGATGAATGCATGTTCGAGATTCCTTGGGCTGGCGGCGGGTCTTCCCGCGCGCGGCCCTATTGCGGTGTTCGACAATCAGCCGGATGGGCTGTGAGTGTGTGCTTGCCACCTGTGAGTGACCGTTCGGAGGCGGCGTGCTGTCCCGAGCGGAGGTTGCTAAATCGCCAGGCGGTGGTGAGTTCGTAGCGGTAATAGGTGGCGTAGTTCATGTCGGTATTCCTCGATTCGAAATGTCTGTTGAAGCGGTTCGCGTAAAAAGTGCAGCCCTGAAAAAACAAAACCCCCGGTCGGGAGGCCGACCGGGGGTTGTTGATTCTCTGGTAGGCGACCCCTTGAGTAGTGGGCGCCGGTTGGGTATCAGGCGCGCCAGTGGCTAAACCAATACCCAAAATAAAAGCCTGCGGATGCACCAGCGGTTTTCACCCAGGCAGCCGCTGGCGAGCGCAGGGCGCTGGCAGTTGGGCAAGGCATGGAATGAATGGGGCGCATGGTACGTCTCCGATGGAATGGCCCTGAGCTTACTCGAGGCTTGTCGGCCAGTTCAATCAGAAATTTCTATGGCCTGCGGTATGTAGCCGCTATCGTTTAAATAAATTAAACGTTTATGACACACTCATCGGACGCTTCCGATCCGAATATCAGGCAGGACCATGACTCACTTGACCATTGCCGCCGCCCAGTCCTGCTCCCTGGCTGGCGATCTGGAAGGCAATATCCAACGGCATCTTCATTTCATGCAGCAGGCGGCAGGGCAGGGGGTGCAGTTGCTGGTCTTTCCCGAACTGTCGCTGACCGGCTACGAGCGCAACCTGGCTGCGGCACTGGCGATTACGCCGGATGCGCAGGTCTTGCAACCCTTGGCCGATCTGGCGCGTGAGTTACGGCTGGTGACCGTGGTCGGCATGCCGATTCGTCTGGCCGATGATGCGCCGTTGCTGATCGGCGCATTGACATTCAAGGCCGATGGCTCTCGCCAGCTCTACAGCAAACAGCATCTGCACGAGGGTGAGGAGCAGGTGTTTACGCCAGGGGCCGGAGGCGCAGGCTTGAGCTTCGGCAATGACACTGTCGCTCTGTCGGTTTGTGCTGACTTTTCCCACGCCAGTCATGCCCTCCAAGCGGCTCAATCCGGCGCTAACCTGTA from Pseudomonas asplenii harbors:
- a CDS encoding carbon-nitrogen hydrolase family protein encodes the protein MTHLTIAAAQSCSLAGDLEGNIQRHLHFMQQAAGQGVQLLVFPELSLTGYERNLAAALAITPDAQVLQPLADLARELRLVTVVGMPIRLADDAPLLIGALTFKADGSRQLYSKQHLHEGEEQVFTPGAGGAGLSFGNDTVALSVCADFSHASHALQAAQSGANLYASSVLISENGYAADTALLQGYAREHRMAVLMANHGGVTGGWMSAGRSAIWAAGGELVVAAAGAGDALVIGRRVAGHWQGEVVEVEGL
- a CDS encoding 3-deoxy-7-phosphoheptulonate synthase; the encoded protein is MHSSLSALPLSALSSANEPLTQRLPTALQLKQQLPLDTTLNDQVARQREAVRAILDGKDPRLLMIVGPCSIHDPQSALEYAGHLASLANDVSDQMLLVMRAYVEKPRTTVGWKGLAYDPHLDGSDDMAGGLALSRELMREILRMGLPIATELLQPMAASYFDDLLSWVAIGARTTESQIHREMASGLPMPVGFKNGTDGGVGIASDAMRSSAHPHRHFGVDAQGHPAIIQTAGNPDTHLVLRGGHRGPNYDARSIALARAGLEKQGIASRMMVDCSHANSGKDPLRQPAVFADVLEQRLLGDRSLIGMMLESHLFEGCQPLSPSLKYGVSITDGCLGWEATERLLRGAAQRLREQAPRKAVGA